A region from the Brassica napus cultivar Da-Ae chromosome C8, Da-Ae, whole genome shotgun sequence genome encodes:
- the LOC106413821 gene encoding photosystem I chlorophyll a/b-binding protein 2, chloroplastic: MASLGASSAIAAISSQGFLGGKKLRLKKKLSVPAVSRSAASVRAVAADPDRPIWFPGSTPPEWLDGSLPGDFGFDPLGLSSDPDSLKWNAQAVRIRRIYDEDLPFTA, translated from the exons ATGGCTTCTCTTGGTGCTTCTTCTGCCATCGCTGCCATATCTTCTCAAGG TTTCTTGGGTGGGAAGAAACTGAGGCTGAAGAAGAAGCTTAGTGTTCCAGCTGTTTCCAGGTCGGCTGCGTCCGTGCGCGCGGTAGCAGCAGATCCCGATAGACCAATCTGGTTCCCTGGTAGCACTCCTCCAGAGTGGCTCGACGGTAGCCTCCCTGGTGATTTCGGATTTGATCCTCTTGGTCTTT CATCTGACCCGGATAGTCTAAAATGGAACGCACAAGCTGTAAGGATAAGAAGAATATACGATGAAGATCTACCATTTACTGCATAA
- the LOC125591199 gene encoding photosystem I chlorophyll a/b-binding protein 2, chloroplastic-like yields the protein MLGAAGIFIPEFLTKIGILNTPSWYTAGEQEYFTDKTTLFVVELILIGWAERRRWADIIKPGSVNTDPIFPDNKLTGTDVGYPGGLWFDPLGWGSGSPAKIKELRTKEIKNGRLAMLTVMGAWFQHIYTGTGPIDNLFAHLADPGHATIFAAFTPK from the exons ATGCTCGGAGCCGCGGGAATATTTATCCCGGAGTTTCTAACCAAGATCGGTATCCTCAACACGCCGTCGTGGTACACTGCCGGAGAGCAAGAATATTTCACGGATAAAACCACACTCTtcgttgttgagctcatcttaatCGGATGGGCCGAGAGACGTAGATGGGCTGATATCATCAAGCCCGGTAGCGTCAACACCGACCCAATCTTCCCGGATAACAAACTGACGGGCACAGACGTGGGATACCCGGGTGGGTTATGGTTCGACCCGTTGGGTTGGGGATCCGGTAGCCCGGCTAAGATCAAGGAGCTGAGGACCAAAGAGATCAAGAACGGAAGGTTGGCTATGTTGACAGTGATGGGTGCTTGGTTCCAACATATCTACACTGGGACTGGTCCTATTGATAACCTTTTTGcacatcttgctgatcctggcCACGCCACTATCTTCGCT GCTTTCACACCCAAATGA